A genomic stretch from Setaria viridis chromosome 1, Setaria_viridis_v4.0, whole genome shotgun sequence includes:
- the LOC117853416 gene encoding uncharacterized protein: protein MAPNGEAPAMTAAVAPLLATIIGSFGSGEHRRQQRTPSSHELRSCVADHDDNREAEDGGDPRDAARPAAEVEDARCECCGMSEECTPAYIGAVRRRFSGRWVCGLCAEAVAEEAGKNGGDREAALAAHMAVCRRFNGFGRTHHALFQADAVILIVRRLSGSGPRSPKFSDGPGDIGGGAKNALAAASSSGCTALVAGVRNDQVATN, encoded by the coding sequence TGGCGACGATCATCGGCAGCTTCGGCAGCGGCGAgcaccggcggcagcagcggacCCCGTCGTCCCACGAGCTCCGCAGCTGCGTCGCCGACCACGACGACAACagggaggcggaggacggcggcgacccGCGGGacgccgcgcggccggcggcggaggtggaggacgcCCGGTGCGAGTGCTGCGGCATGTCGGAGGAGTGCACGCCGGCGTACATcggcgccgtgcgccgccggttCTCCGGGCGGTGGGTGTGCGGGCTCTGCGCCGAGGCCGTGGCCGAGGAGGCCGGCAAGAACGGCGGCGACAgggaggcggcgctcgcggcgCACATGGCCGTGTGCCGCCGGTTCAACGGCTTCGGGAGGACGCACCACGCGCTGTTCCAGGCCGACGCCGTGATTTTAATCGTCAGGAGGCTCTCGGGGTCGGGGCCAAGGTCGCCGAAGTTCAGCGACGGCCCGGGAGACATTGGTGGCGGCGCCAAGaacgccctcgccgccgccagcagctcCGGCTGCAcggcgctcgtcgccggcgtgcGCAACGATCAGGTGGCGACCAACTAG